Proteins encoded by one window of Blautia faecicola:
- the aguA gene encoding agmatine deiminase: MDSGKKTINHVEIRKILPVQDGYRMPGEYEPHRGCILIWPERPGSWRNGAREAKKAFADVIRAIAKSEEVYLAASGKTFSEAEKLAQRLQTDEALYPIRVFTAETDDAWARDVGPTFVTDGQEVRGINWEFNAWGGTEDGLYASWEKDNRFAPFFCEKEGYTWYDARPFVLEGGSVHSDGEGTVMVTESCLLSKGRNPDLTKEEITEKLKAYLGAEKVLWLPRGICMDETNEHVDNVCAFLKPGEVILAWTDNREDPQYPLSMACLGYLEGETDAKGRKITVHKLPIPDHPVCVTREELEGYVFEEGEDVREEGERLAASYVNFYFSNGAVVLPAFGGENEESDRRAAQILGKLCPDREIIPVYARDILTGGGNIHCITQQIPAGKRRNEQNR; this comes from the coding sequence ATGGACAGCGGAAAAAAGACAATAAATCATGTAGAAATAAGAAAGATTCTGCCGGTGCAGGACGGGTACCGTATGCCAGGAGAATATGAGCCGCACCGGGGCTGTATTCTGATTTGGCCGGAACGGCCGGGATCCTGGCGAAATGGTGCACGGGAGGCAAAAAAAGCATTTGCAGACGTAATCCGGGCAATTGCAAAAAGTGAAGAAGTTTATCTTGCGGCAAGTGGGAAGACATTTTCAGAGGCGGAAAAGCTGGCACAGCGTTTGCAGACAGATGAAGCATTGTATCCGATAAGGGTTTTTACGGCAGAGACCGACGATGCCTGGGCCAGAGATGTGGGACCAACCTTTGTGACGGATGGACAGGAAGTAAGGGGAATCAACTGGGAGTTTAACGCCTGGGGCGGAACCGAAGACGGACTGTACGCTTCATGGGAAAAAGACAATCGTTTTGCTCCCTTCTTTTGCGAGAAAGAGGGATACACCTGGTATGACGCAAGGCCGTTTGTGCTGGAAGGTGGTTCTGTCCACAGCGATGGAGAGGGAACCGTGATGGTGACCGAATCCTGTCTGCTCAGTAAGGGCAGAAATCCGGATCTTACCAAAGAGGAGATTACAGAAAAACTGAAAGCCTATCTGGGGGCTGAAAAAGTGCTGTGGCTGCCCCGGGGAATCTGTATGGATGAGACCAACGAGCATGTGGACAATGTCTGTGCATTCTTAAAACCGGGTGAGGTGATTCTTGCCTGGACAGACAACAGGGAAGACCCTCAGTATCCGTTATCCATGGCGTGTCTGGGATATCTGGAAGGAGAGACAGATGCAAAGGGAAGAAAAATCACCGTGCATAAACTTCCGATCCCGGATCACCCGGTCTGCGTGACCAGAGAGGAACTGGAAGGATATGTATTTGAAGAAGGCGAGGATGTCCGGGAAGAGGGAGAACGTCTGGCAGCTTCTTATGTAAACTTCTATTTTTCCAACGGTGCTGTGGTACTGCCGGCATTTGGCGGGGAAAATGAAGAAAGTGACCGAAGAGCAGCACAGATTCTGGGAAAACTTTGTCCGGATCGTGAGATTATCCCGGTATATGCCAGAGACATCCTGACAGGAGGAGGAAATATCCACTGTATTACGCAGCAGATTCCGGCAGGGAAAAGACGAAACGAACAGAATCGGTGA
- the nspC gene encoding carboxynorspermidine decarboxylase, protein MMWKDLPTPCYVADEKKLKENLRVLQKLEKDTGCHVLLAQKAFSMFSLYPMIGTFISGTTASGLYEARLGREEMGKENHVFAPAYKEADMKELVKICDHIVFNSFRQYEKYKELCKQSAQIREDGKPVSVGIRVNPECSTQEGHEIYDPCGPGSRLGVTKAEFREDLLEGVEGLHFHTLCEQDADDLVTTFRAFEAKFGKYLKKMKWLNLGGGHHITRPGYQLKQLKQLIAYIRATYQVEVYLEPGEAIALNAGYLVTEVQDIVKNGMEILILDASAACHMPDVLEMPYRPPLRGGYEPGEKTYTYRLSSMTCLAGDVIGDYSFEHPVAIGDRLVFEDMAIYSMVKNNTFNGMPLPGIALLKEDGTVEMIKTFGYEDFKERLS, encoded by the coding sequence ATGATGTGGAAAGATCTGCCAACTCCCTGTTACGTGGCAGATGAGAAAAAGTTAAAAGAAAATCTCAGGGTTCTTCAGAAACTGGAGAAGGACACGGGCTGTCATGTGTTGCTGGCACAGAAAGCGTTTTCCATGTTTTCTCTGTATCCGATGATTGGAACCTTTATCAGCGGAACTACGGCCAGCGGGCTTTATGAAGCCCGCCTTGGCAGGGAAGAGATGGGAAAAGAAAATCATGTGTTTGCGCCGGCGTATAAGGAAGCCGATATGAAAGAACTGGTGAAAATCTGTGATCATATCGTGTTCAATTCCTTCCGACAGTATGAAAAATATAAAGAGTTATGTAAACAAAGCGCACAGATCCGGGAAGATGGAAAACCGGTCAGCGTGGGAATCCGGGTGAATCCGGAATGTTCCACACAGGAAGGTCATGAGATTTATGATCCATGCGGACCGGGATCACGGCTTGGTGTGACAAAGGCAGAGTTTCGGGAAGATCTGCTGGAAGGTGTGGAAGGGCTTCATTTTCATACGCTCTGTGAGCAGGATGCCGATGATCTGGTGACTACGTTTCGGGCTTTTGAAGCAAAGTTTGGTAAGTATCTGAAAAAGATGAAATGGCTGAATCTGGGAGGAGGCCACCATATCACAAGACCGGGTTATCAGCTGAAACAGTTAAAACAGTTGATTGCCTATATTCGGGCAACCTATCAGGTAGAAGTATATCTGGAACCCGGAGAGGCTATAGCTTTAAATGCCGGATATCTGGTGACAGAAGTGCAGGATATCGTGAAAAATGGAATGGAGATCCTGATTTTGGATGCGTCCGCGGCCTGTCATATGCCGGATGTGCTGGAAATGCCCTATCGCCCGCCTCTGCGGGGAGGGTACGAACCGGGAGAAAAAACATATACGTACCGGTTATCCAGCATGACCTGTCTTGCCGGGGATGTGATTGGGGATTACAGTTTTGAACATCCGGTAGCGATCGGAGATCGTCTGGTCTTTGAAGATATGGCGATTTATTCTATGGTGAAAAATAATACCTTTAACGGTATGCCGCTTCCGGGAATCGCTTTGTTGAAGGAAGATGGAACGGTGGAGATGATAAAGACCTTCGGGTATGAGGATTTTAAAGAGAGACTGTCATAA
- a CDS encoding saccharopine dehydrogenase family protein has protein sequence MGRLLIIGCGGVAGVAIHKCCQNSKTFSEICIASRTKAKCDALKEKLEGTTDTKITTAQVDADKVEELVALIRSYQPDAVLNVALPYQDLTIMEACLECKVDYIDTANYEPEDTDDPEWRAIYEKRCKEAGFTAYFDYSWQWAYRERFKEAGITALLGSGFDPGVTSVFTAYAMKHYFDQIDTIDILDCNGGDHGYPFATNFNPEINLREVSANGSYWENGHWVETEPMEIKREYNFPQVGEKDMYLLHHEEIESLAKNVPGVKRIRFFMTFGQSYLTHMKCLENVGMLSTSPINYEGREIVPIQFLKALLPDPASLGPRTVGKTNIGCIFTGKKDGKEKTIYIYNVCDHQECYKEVGSQAISYTTGVPAMIGAALVVDKVWDKDGVFNIEEFDPDPFMDMLNQYGLPWVVDEDPQIVE, from the coding sequence ATGGGAAGATTACTGATTATCGGATGCGGAGGCGTAGCAGGAGTAGCGATTCATAAGTGCTGTCAGAACAGCAAGACGTTTTCAGAGATCTGCATCGCCAGCAGAACAAAAGCAAAATGTGATGCGTTAAAGGAAAAACTGGAAGGTACCACAGATACGAAGATCACAACGGCACAGGTGGATGCGGATAAGGTAGAAGAACTGGTAGCACTGATCCGGTCGTATCAGCCGGATGCGGTTCTGAATGTGGCACTGCCCTATCAGGATCTGACGATCATGGAGGCCTGCCTGGAGTGTAAGGTGGATTATATCGATACCGCGAATTACGAACCGGAAGATACGGATGATCCGGAGTGGAGAGCCATCTATGAAAAACGATGCAAAGAGGCTGGATTTACTGCATATTTTGATTATTCCTGGCAGTGGGCATATCGTGAAAGATTCAAAGAAGCGGGGATTACAGCTCTCTTGGGAAGCGGATTTGATCCGGGTGTAACCAGCGTATTTACCGCATATGCAATGAAACATTATTTTGACCAGATCGACACCATTGATATCCTGGACTGCAATGGCGGAGACCACGGATATCCATTTGCAACCAACTTTAATCCGGAGATCAACCTTCGTGAGGTATCTGCCAATGGTTCTTACTGGGAGAATGGCCACTGGGTAGAGACAGAACCGATGGAGATCAAGAGAGAATATAATTTCCCGCAGGTGGGAGAAAAAGATATGTATCTGCTTCACCATGAGGAGATTGAATCACTGGCGAAGAATGTACCTGGTGTAAAAAGAATCCGTTTCTTCATGACATTCGGACAGAGTTACCTGACACATATGAAATGTCTGGAAAATGTAGGAATGCTTTCCACTTCTCCCATTAATTATGAAGGAAGAGAAATCGTTCCGATCCAGTTTCTGAAAGCACTGCTCCCGGATCCGGCATCTCTTGGTCCGCGTACTGTGGGAAAGACGAATATCGGCTGTATCTTCACCGGAAAGAAAGACGGAAAAGAAAAGACGATTTATATTTATAATGTGTGTGACCATCAGGAATGCTACAAAGAAGTTGGTTCCCAGGCAATCTCTTATACGACAGGTGTTCCTGCAATGATCGGTGCGGCGCTGGTTGTGGATAAAGTATGGGATAAAGACGGCGTCTTTAATATCGAAGAATTTGATCCGGATCCGTTTATGGATATGCTGAATCAGTATGGCCTGCCGTGGGTTGTGGATGAAGATCCACAGATCGTAGAATGA